One Candidatus Kapaibacterium sp. genomic window carries:
- a CDS encoding ice-binding family protein translates to MYTVDAAGPAGSVPNATLLSAAKGDLTIAYNDAAGRTPIPTGTFLNPTAGTSQLSGTIAPGLYKFTTATASIPASIILDGGGNPNSVWIFQIAAAFNVANSVVITLQNGASASNIFWQVGTSATIGTTVQFAGTILADQGITIGTGSTVNGRLLAFEASITLDDAVVVTHPGSLPFDFAFSFDNVAPVFTTGPEFTDSLQVTCISVNNWSFPDSPLPTNAVNAPDSVDVEIGFDVFDIGCCGDATPTVNLQVWDPNVDTTGAWVYHATSLTLGSDGYDYTATYTVTSSTPDGDYQFEVILADCNDNETTWTGLPFTVDNTPPDGYQVECAVVEEETVCTEVTEWDAPCLGEGDTLTLCTAIIEEGCGTFNIDSIAIPGENGLGLFFDPIPSNAVITDISGTGTTEDPYILCVTVIVDSTDIEGSYNVGVWGTDPAGNFAFQLDSGKFTIDMTQPVIDEDDLLSCYGDQDTVNFTLTVTDSLGCGPLTVTAIWTFADSTTLGMTLDVTEPFYNFIYPVVLGVTPEGPATLTLTATDGAGNETVVEQFTTFDFTAPALVGEVMWPEDDCLSEGQQFCVTFTVEDLGCGLDFGTQYVDWTSYSISATESSEGGTWEITVCYDISTEESGSYDFWYEISDYAGNGFLIDETSAFSIDNTDPIVTNLMIDDDCVTTTDVVTITFNADDSFTCCAVDSFFDVYVTLTFSDSETASATFVSVVSGSSGGWDYTFNYTVLPADAEGAVMVEAIAEDCAGNEGMDFDGFQIDRTAPVVSGLVVAPNDCVAPGVDLVLTFNAEDIGGCGILDCDAAWAVLTFSNSTTVMVDLVETEGGNCEAVIIEGATAYTATYTVGENDPSGPVTVTVFVQDGAGNTGSQQLPNAVTIDNTAPVVANITVDETCVTATDIVTICFDASDIGCGSFDDANLEVVVWFGEMSWSATYSSDFEGNYCYTITIGDSISFPSGLYDVAVTATDVAGNETTASLEDAFQVVHAPVTADWSVDYNEDCDVTNANPICFDFDFDREVFDFTSEDIYVSYGFEVSSVTGEGSSWTVCVSALSGSGTGTLYMYVSEVYDCAGNEYTAYDISANYDYDAPSGYTATFTNSTGGPIDYINAETCDEIYVTITGGVVGEVADWEITVGLMTYSGSTLITTSPQIVQLGIDQYIDFTGPFAPGNWDVVEEENSMAEFIGNTILLVTSADNEEEALGENDVDVTITIPANGTISFDWYFETYDVGGSGFDPFGYTIDGDFTQLTTNGDYDPQSGSESIPVLAGEVFGFKQRATDTWLGVGITEIDNFMFEGDSELPVVICDDTEGPVDLAVTLTDCAGNTGIDATDEVILDVTAPCLVIDAPSHSNVNFEVSFTWTEDVIDFDVSDLVVTNGTTYDFAGSGADYTVGIAPTTEGLVMIGIYSSGHGITDLAGNPFNPEQEDCYAPAETIYDITPPEFYDIAWNNDNVELTIWWNEDVMGSVDDVVLGDLALTFVQNGGTATGASITAINHTAGDDFAYLTIAVVGTPNGCEVLEFRPTTGASVYDLAANAQVVTDMISINLVNASQATVQASGGFADNVYAVQAQLNWTRGDGDAVIVILFEDTDCEVDPVNGVSYYADSEFGYGDYLTCTTGGSGYVVYYGTGTQVTVDYLTGCTNYRAVVYEVVGGECNNPNYLTPGHSFEFETGPVAEYLFITHINGVEYDYDCDLTLPSAEVFSVTVGLFAEPCDGGVNLVPAYLDYDQDFYLDHYANYGTPLADENWPISQTSKTFTNLQFGLDNECSNIESPLGKDSYYDWWCDALFAELDGGWDYYDDGPLSFLGGEPGQQAYGITFSGTTNSKFDISWLKSGASTATGEGSLLVIKQGSSVNVFPSDGNVYGAEMGVTSVAFPTDGEDIGSGNRALYYQLDCACDEAFTPRAVTVTGLNSNTTYYARVFEFRYDVYFTNYGGFYGDDIPPPNGDQNGGYCEYLQENFKYQEQVVKYRTTTGTGNPRSKKTSSMEGMFAGLELIGFDGRSFESKVELAWATASEGGSLGFEIYRADAETFEFVKIANVAGNVNGGTYKLLDDDSRLEVGKTYVYRLAYIAKDGTIEDLSEIVVPILSMPNSMQSIYVSQVTPNPVTDFGKLQVEMTTEQNLRIEVRNAAGQLVSVLSDQIRGAGVHNFNIDLTNRAQGSYSILISTDYEAIYVPFMYVK, encoded by the coding sequence ATGTACACTGTTGATGCAGCCGGTCCCGCAGGTTCGGTACCAAATGCTACATTATTATCTGCAGCGAAGGGCGATTTGACAATAGCATATAATGATGCTGCAGGTCGTACTCCAATTCCTACAGGTACTTTCTTGAATCCTACAGCAGGCACTTCACAATTGTCCGGTACGATAGCACCGGGTTTGTACAAATTTACTACTGCTACTGCATCAATCCCTGCAAGTATTATTCTTGATGGTGGAGGCAATCCTAATAGTGTTTGGATTTTCCAAATCGCTGCAGCATTTAATGTTGCAAATAGTGTAGTTATTACTTTACAAAACGGTGCATCAGCTTCAAATATATTTTGGCAAGTAGGTACATCAGCTACAATCGGCACGACTGTTCAATTCGCAGGTACAATTCTTGCTGACCAAGGAATTACGATTGGAACGGGTTCTACAGTAAATGGTAGGTTATTGGCTTTTGAAGCATCTATTACATTAGATGATGCTGTTGTTGTGACCCATCCGGGTTCATTGCCATTTGACTTTGCATTCTCATTTGATAACGTTGCTCCGGTATTTACAACAGGTCCTGAATTTACAGATTCACTACAAGTAACTTGCATATCGGTTAATAATTGGAGTTTCCCCGATTCTCCTTTACCAACGAATGCAGTTAACGCACCCGATAGTGTTGATGTCGAAATCGGTTTCGATGTCTTTGACATTGGTTGCTGCGGTGATGCAACTCCTACAGTTAACCTTCAAGTTTGGGACCCGAATGTTGACACAACAGGCGCTTGGGTATATCATGCAACTAGCTTGACATTAGGCTCAGATGGTTACGACTATACAGCTACATATACAGTTACATCAAGCACTCCGGATGGAGATTACCAGTTTGAAGTAATTTTAGCTGATTGTAACGATAATGAAACAACTTGGACAGGTCTTCCTTTCACAGTTGACAACACTCCTCCTGATGGTTATCAAGTTGAATGTGCAGTTGTTGAAGAAGAAACAGTTTGCACAGAAGTAACAGAATGGGATGCACCATGCTTAGGCGAAGGTGATACTCTTACTTTATGTACAGCAATTATAGAAGAAGGTTGTGGCACATTCAATATTGATTCAATTGCTATACCTGGAGAAAACGGTTTGGGATTGTTTTTTGACCCGATACCATCAAATGCGGTTATTACAGACATATCAGGTACGGGAACAACAGAAGACCCATATATTTTATGTGTCACTGTTATTGTTGATTCTACCGATATAGAAGGTTCTTATAACGTTGGCGTCTGGGGAACTGACCCTGCAGGCAACTTCGCATTTCAACTTGACTCAGGTAAATTCACAATTGACATGACTCAGCCTGTAATTGATGAAGACGATTTGTTATCATGTTATGGCGATCAAGACACTGTGAACTTTACATTAACTGTAACAGATTCACTTGGTTGTGGACCATTGACAGTTACAGCTATATGGACTTTTGCAGATTCAACAACTCTTGGAATGACATTAGACGTTACGGAACCTTTCTACAACTTTATTTATCCTGTAGTATTAGGAGTAACACCTGAAGGACCTGCAACTCTAACATTAACTGCAACAGACGGTGCCGGAAACGAAACAGTAGTTGAACAATTTACTACATTCGACTTTACAGCTCCTGCTTTAGTAGGCGAAGTTATGTGGCCCGAAGATGATTGTTTGAGCGAAGGTCAACAATTCTGTGTAACATTTACAGTAGAAGACCTCGGTTGCGGACTTGACTTTGGTACACAATACGTTGATTGGACTTCTTATTCAATATCAGCTACCGAAAGTTCAGAAGGAGGAACTTGGGAAATTACAGTATGTTATGATATAAGTACTGAAGAAAGCGGCTCATATGATTTCTGGTATGAAATATCTGACTATGCAGGAAATGGTTTCCTAATAGACGAAACTTCTGCATTCTCAATTGATAATACTGACCCTATTGTTACAAATTTGATGATTGATGACGATTGCGTTACAACTACAGATGTGGTAACAATTACTTTCAACGCAGATGATTCATTTACATGTTGTGCAGTTGACTCATTCTTTGATGTATATGTAACTCTAACGTTTTCAGATTCAGAAACTGCAAGTGCTACATTCGTAAGTGTTGTATCAGGAAGCAGCGGCGGATGGGACTATACATTTAATTATACAGTTCTACCGGCTGACGCCGAAGGTGCTGTTATGGTTGAGGCGATAGCAGAAGATTGTGCAGGCAACGAAGGAATGGACTTTGACGGATTCCAAATTGACCGCACAGCACCTGTAGTATCAGGTCTTGTAGTTGCGCCTAACGATTGCGTTGCTCCGGGAGTTGATTTAGTTTTGACTTTCAACGCAGAAGACATTGGCGGTTGTGGTATTCTTGATTGTGATGCGGCATGGGCTGTATTGACATTCTCGAATTCTACTACAGTCATGGTTGACTTAGTTGAAACTGAGGGTGGAAATTGTGAAGCTGTCATCATTGAAGGCGCTACCGCTTATACAGCTACATATACAGTTGGAGAAAACGACCCATCGGGTCCTGTAACTGTAACAGTATTTGTACAAGACGGAGCAGGCAATACCGGCTCACAACAACTACCAAATGCAGTTACAATTGATAACACTGCCCCAGTGGTAGCAAACATCACTGTTGATGAAACTTGCGTAACAGCAACAGACATCGTAACAATTTGCTTCGATGCAAGCGACATTGGTTGCGGCAGTTTTGACGACGCAAACTTGGAAGTAGTTGTATGGTTTGGCGAAATGTCATGGTCAGCAACTTATTCAAGTGACTTTGAAGGCAATTATTGCTATACAATTACAATTGGCGATAGCATCTCATTCCCATCGGGACTATATGATGTAGCTGTTACAGCTACTGACGTAGCGGGCAACGAAACCACAGCATCTCTTGAAGATGCATTCCAAGTAGTTCACGCACCTGTTACGGCTGATTGGTCAGTAGATTACAACGAAGATTGCGATGTAACAAATGCAAATCCAATTTGCTTCGACTTTGATTTCGACCGCGAAGTATTCGACTTCACATCTGAAGATATTTATGTTAGCTACGGATTTGAAGTTTCAAGCGTCACAGGCGAAGGCAGCAGTTGGACAGTATGCGTAAGTGCACTTTCAGGCTCGGGTACAGGTACATTATATATGTATGTATCGGAAGTTTATGACTGTGCAGGCAACGAATATACAGCTTATGATATCTCCGCAAACTACGACTACGATGCACCAAGTGGCTACACAGCAACATTTACTAATTCTACAGGCGGTCCAATTGACTATATCAATGCCGAAACTTGTGACGAAATTTATGTCACTATCACAGGTGGTGTAGTTGGTGAAGTAGCAGATTGGGAAATCACAGTTGGTTTAATGACTTACTCAGGTTCGACATTAATTACAACAAGCCCACAAATAGTGCAGTTAGGAATTGACCAATATATTGACTTCACTGGTCCATTTGCTCCCGGAAATTGGGATGTTGTAGAAGAAGAAAATTCCATGGCTGAATTTATCGGAAATACTATTTTGTTAGTAACTTCGGCAGATAATGAAGAAGAAGCTTTAGGAGAAAACGACGTTGACGTAACAATTACAATACCCGCAAATGGTACAATATCATTTGATTGGTATTTTGAGACATATGATGTCGGTGGCTCAGGTTTTGACCCATTTGGTTATACAATTGATGGCGATTTCACTCAGCTTACTACTAATGGTGATTATGATCCACAGTCAGGCAGTGAATCAATTCCTGTTCTGGCAGGCGAAGTATTCGGATTTAAGCAAAGAGCAACTGATACTTGGTTGGGAGTTGGTATAACCGAAATTGATAACTTCATGTTTGAAGGTGATTCAGAATTACCGGTAGTAATTTGCGACGACACAGAAGGACCTGTTGATTTAGCAGTTACTTTGACTGATTGTGCAGGTAATACAGGCATTGATGCAACAGACGAAGTCATTCTTGACGTTACTGCTCCTTGCCTTGTAATTGATGCTCCGTCACATTCAAATGTTAACTTTGAAGTATCATTTACTTGGACTGAAGATGTAATCGACTTTGACGTTAGTGACCTTGTGGTAACAAACGGCACAACTTACGATTTCGCAGGTTCAGGTGCTGATTACACAGTAGGAATTGCTCCTACAACAGAAGGTCTTGTAATGATTGGTATCTATTCATCAGGTCACGGAATCACTGACTTAGCAGGCAATCCGTTCAATCCTGAACAAGAAGATTGTTACGCTCCTGCTGAAACCATCTATGACATTACTCCTCCGGAATTTTATGACATAGCATGGAATAATGACAACGTAGAACTTACAATTTGGTGGAATGAAGATGTAATGGGTAGTGTTGATGATGTCGTCTTAGGCGATTTGGCATTGACATTCGTCCAAAACGGTGGTACAGCTACCGGTGCATCTATTACAGCAATTAACCATACAGCAGGCGATGATTTTGCATACTTGACAATCGCAGTAGTTGGAACTCCTAACGGTTGCGAAGTATTAGAATTCAGACCTACTACAGGTGCTTCGGTATATGACTTAGCAGCAAATGCTCAAGTCGTTACTGATATGATTTCTATCAACCTTGTTAATGCAAGCCAAGCAACAGTACAAGCAAGTGGCGGTTTTGCCGACAATGTGTATGCAGTTCAAGCTCAATTGAATTGGACACGCGGCGATGGCGATGCAGTAATTGTTATACTATTCGAAGATACTGATTGCGAAGTTGACCCTGTTAATGGCGTTAGTTACTATGCAGACAGCGAATTTGGATATGGCGATTATTTAACATGTACTACAGGTGGTAGCGGTTATGTAGTTTACTACGGAACAGGCACACAAGTAACAGTTGATTATTTGACAGGATGTACTAATTATCGTGCAGTAGTTTATGAAGTAGTCGGCGGCGAATGTAACAATCCAAATTACTTGACTCCGGGTCATTCATTTGAATTTGAAACAGGTCCGGTCGCTGAATACTTGTTTATTACGCATATTAATGGTGTTGAATATGACTATGATTGTGATTTGACATTGCCATCAGCAGAAGTATTCAGCGTTACAGTTGGATTGTTTGCTGAACCATGCGATGGTGGAGTAAACCTTGTCCCAGCTTACTTAGATTATGACCAAGACTTCTATCTTGACCACTATGCAAATTATGGTACTCCATTAGCTGACGAAAATTGGCCCATAAGCCAAACTTCTAAGACATTTACCAATTTGCAATTCGGTTTAGACAACGAGTGTAGTAATATCGAAAGCCCACTCGGCAAAGACTCATACTATGACTGGTGGTGCGACGCATTATTTGCTGAGTTAGATGGTGGTTGGGATTATTACGATGACGGACCTTTGAGTTTCTTGGGTGGCGAACCAGGGCAACAAGCTTATGGTATCACATTCTCAGGAACAACGAATAGTAAATTCGATATTAGTTGGTTGAAATCAGGCGCTTCTACAGCCACCGGCGAAGGTAGTTTGCTTGTAATCAAACAAGGAAGTTCAGTCAATGTATTCCCATCAGACGGTAACGTTTATGGCGCTGAAATGGGAGTTACATCAGTAGCCTTCCCAACTGATGGCGAAGACATTGGTTCGGGCAACAGAGCATTGTACTATCAATTGGATTGCGCTTGCGACGAAGCCTTTACACCAAGAGCAGTTACCGTAACCGGATTGAATTCGAACACTACTTACTATGCAAGAGTATTCGAATTCCGTTATGATGTTTATTTTACTAATTATGGCGGATTCTATGGAGATGATATTCCTCCACCAAATGGAGACCAAAATGGCGGTTATTGCGAATATCTCCAAGAAAACTTCAAATACCAAGAACAAGTAGTAAAATACAGAACAACGACAGGAACCGGTAACCCACGTAGCAAGAAAACATCTTCGATGGAAGGTATGTTTGCAGGTCTTGAGTTAATCGGCTTTGACGGACGTTCATTCGAAAGCAAAGTAGAACTCGCTTGGGCAACTGCTTCAGAAGGTGGAAGCTTAGGCTTTGAAATCTACCGTGCAGACGCTGAAACATTCGAATTCGTTAAGATTGCCAACGTTGCCGGAAATGTAAACGGTGGTACATATAAGTTGCTCGACGATGACTCACGTCTCGAAGTGGGCAAAACTTATGTCTATCGCTTAGCATACATAGCCAAAGACGGTACAATCGAAGACCTTTCGGAAATCGTAGTGCCAATACTATCAATGCCTAACTCAATGCAAAGTATCTATGTTTCACAAGTAACTCCGAACCCTGTTACAGATTTCGGTAAATTACAAGTCGAGATGACAACTGAGCAAAACTTACGCATTGAAGTCCGCAACGCAGCCGGTCAATTAGTATCCGTACTATCTGACCAAATTCGTGGCGCTGGCGTTCACAACTTCAACATAGACCTTACGAATCGTGCACAAGGAAGCTATAGCATCCTTATCAGCACAGATTACGAAGCTATTTACGTACCATTCATGTACGTCAAATAA